A single window of Malus sylvestris chromosome 5, drMalSylv7.2, whole genome shotgun sequence DNA harbors:
- the LOC126620766 gene encoding metacaspase-1-like encodes MASRIERCNGCGRKLVVPLQAQIIRCGACQGVPRINRTSINPLIRASHDSINHAVNRLKSQMTRVMTMPSPNAGRPANPSYYHHQLSQPSVPKPLMPPSTHGRKLAVLCGVSYNGKSYKLQGTVNDVQCMKYFLVDRLGFPTASILMLTEYETGPFRIPTKQNMRMALQWLMQGCQSGDSLLFHFSGHGSTQHDFSNDEIDGNDETVCPVDFETEGMIIDDEINATIVRPVPHGAKLHAIVDACHSGTVLDLRFVCRINREGYSWEDQQYSPIYKGTSGGPAVFISACDDHQKSADTTVLSGDTSTGALTCSFIQAAENDRGSTYGSLLNAMRHKIREAKTGIDMVKGWFGIAVL; translated from the exons ATGGCAAGTCGGATTGAGAGGTGCAATGGGTGTGGACGGAAACTTGTAGTGCCATTACAAGCACAAATCATTCGTTGTGGTGCGTGTCAAGGCGTCCCGCGCATCAATCGAACATCCATCAATCCTCTGATTCGAGCGAGCCATGATTCAATAAACCACGCTGTCAACCGTCTTAAAAGCCAAATGACTAGGGTGATGACCATGCCCTCCCCGAATGCGGGCCGCCCTGCTAATCCTAGTTACTACCATCATCAGCTGTCCCAGCCATCAGTACCAAAACCCTTGATGCCACCTTCGACGCATGGAAGAAAGCTCGCGGTGCTGTGTGGAGTGAGTTACAATGGGAAAAGTTACAAGCTCCAAGGAACGGTGAACGATGTTCAGTGCATGAAATACTTTCTTGTTGACAGATTGGGATTTCCAACTGCTTCCATACTCATGCTCACAG AATATGAGACGGGCCCTTTCAGGAtcccaacaaaacaaaacatgcgTATGGCGTTACAGTGGTTGATGCAGGGCTGCCAATCAGGAGACTCGTTGTTGTTCCACTTCTCTGGCCATGGCTCAACCCAGCATGACTTTTCGAATGATGAGATTGACGGCAATGATGAAACGGTGTGCCCTGTTGATTTTGAGACCGAGGGGATGATCATTGATGATGAAATTAACGCCACCATTGTTAGGCCGGTGCCCCATGGTGCCAAACTTCATGCCATTGTCGATGCCTGCCATAGTGGAACTGTTCTTGACCTACGATTTGTTTGCAGGATCAACAG AGAAGGATATTCGTGGGAAGATCAACAATACTCGCCTATTTATAAGGGCACAAGTGGTGGACCAGCTGTCTTCATAAGCGCTTGTGACGACCATCAAAAATCTGCAGACACCACT GTTTTGTCTGGAGACACTTCAACGGGTGCCTTGACTTGTAGCTTTATCCAAGCAGCGGAAAATGATCGCGGATCGACATATGGCTCTTTACTGAATGCTATGCGCCACAAAATTCGTGAAGCTAAAACTGGCATTGATATggttaagggctggtttggtattgctgttctttga
- the LOC126622519 gene encoding uncharacterized protein LOC126622519 produces MASGSSQTPPSYESGDGIATLRRLLNGLHRPRAGLHSELFFEMHGVQSLGPAWISRVPSVVENNMPSGNWFSPNPYLAGSGISSSKWSLHRRGFPLMNDPTWAQWVDELEPFFKQKWISNGIYELLMLSKTSIVPKPELLASALLFWNTGTNTFDFRMGPMSPTILDMAQVFGLRPSGRTIDVTQDWVPSSSTGSSSSSTTFLSLSYNSATFKSYGTSFKGFIPFVKENFGADSPRADKDQEYMYFLLYWLNKHVFPNKSKGVRVEWIPLVEVLHNFDDVATGPFLLSHLYHLLFEMTRDEPFETNLNGPIWMIQIWLQWYFPEFRAANLEFPEGVTPARILAEAPPTDHSTFACFYFFRVCRTRSDLEWGASVLRRYPWFSDQAFQDAPGEDATPFCREKFISCIQPRNLAWGIRGNRYDRGLEVYHPNFCSRQLGFRQAIPVPFFDSVHCGTSFRLQTLTEVTFRAARR; encoded by the exons ATGGCTTCAGGATCCAGCCAAACCCCACCATCTTACGAGTCCGGCGACGGAATCGCCACCCTACGCCGCCTACTCAACGGGTTGCATCGCCCGCGAGCAGGTTTGCATTCTGAGCTTTTCTTTGAGATGCATGGGGTACAATCATTGGGTCCCGCCTGGATTTCTCGGGTCCCCTCAGTAGTGGAAAACAACATGCCCAGTGGAAACTGGTTTTCCCCAAATCCCTATTTGGCTGGGTCGGGCATCTCCTCTTCTAAATGGTCATTACATCGTCGAGGCTTTCCTTTGATGAATGATCCTACCTGGGCCCAGTGGGTTGACGAATTAGAGCCCTTCTTTAAGCAAAAATGGATTAGCAACGGTATTTATGAACTACTTATGCTTTCGAAGACTTCTATTGTCCCTAAGCCCGAATTGCTTGCCTCTGCTCTCCTCTTTTGGAATACGGGCACAAATACCTTCGATTTTCGTATGGGTCCCATGTCTCCCACCATTCTTGATATGGCCCAGGTCTTCGGGTTGAGGCCGTCGGGCAGGACAATAGATGTTACTCAAGATTGGGTTCCGTCTTCTTCCACCGGGAGCTCGAGTTCGTCTACCACCTTCCTTTCTTTGAGCTATAACTCCGCCACTTTCAAGAGTTATGGGACCTCCTTTAAAGGATTCATCCCTTTTgtaaaggaaaattttggggcAGACTCCCCTCGGGCTGACAAAGATCAAGAGTATATGTACTTTCTCCTTTACTGGCTCAACAAGCATGTTTTCCCCAACAAATCCAAGGGAGTAAGGGTAGAATGGATCCCCTTGGTGGAGGTTCTTCATAATTTTGATGATGTAGCCACAGGTCCGTTCCTTCTCTCCCATCTCTATCACCTTCTTTTTGAAATGACTCGGGATGAGCCCTTTGAGACCAACCTGAACGGACCAATCTGGATGATACAAATCTGGCTGCAATGGTATTTTCCAGAATTTCGGGCTGCCAATCTAGAGTTTCCAGAGGGTGTGACTCCTGCCCGAATTCTAGCAGAAGCTCCTCCTACAGACCATTCCACCTTCGCCTGCTTTTACTTTTTCAGAGTCTGCAGGACTCGATCAGACTTGGAATGGGGTGCGTCAGTCTTGAGGAGATACCCTTGGTTCTCTGACCAAGCCTTCCAAGACGCCCCTGGTGAGGATGCTACCCCCTTTTGTAGAGAAAAATTTATCAGCTGTATTCAACCAAGAAACTTGGCCTGGGGGATTCGGGGCAATAGATATGATCGAGGCTTGGAGGTGTACCATCCTAACTTCTGCAGCCGGCAGTTAGGATTTAGGCAAGCTATACCTGTCCCATTCTTCGACTCTGTCCACTGTGGCACCTCATTCCGGTTACAAACCCTAACTGAAGTGACATTCCGAGCCGCCCGAC GATAA